One window of the Nothobranchius furzeri strain GRZ-AD chromosome 3, NfurGRZ-RIMD1, whole genome shotgun sequence genome contains the following:
- the gpd1b gene encoding glycerol-3-phosphate dehydrogenase [NAD(+)], cytoplasmic: protein MMAAPKKVCVIGSGNWGSAIAKIVGANAARYDKFDTTVNMWVFEETVNGRKLSEIINTDHENVKYLPGHKLPANVVAVPDLAESVKGADILIFVVPHQFIGRVCETIKDHMKKDAVGMSLIKGVDAGPEGLKLISEVIRSKLSITMTVLMGANIANEVADEKFCETTIGCRDKSYGSLLKELMETTNFRVTVVEESDVVEICGALKNIVAVGAGFCDGLGFGDNTKAAVIRLGLMEMIAFAKVFCTNCPVSPTTFLESCGVADLITTCYGGRNRKIGEAFAKTGKSIEQLEMELLNGQKLQGPATASEVHQILKQKNMLDKFPLFTAVHEICFNSHPVTDFIKCLQNHPEHM from the exons ATGATGGCAGCTCCTAAGAAAGTCTGCGTGATCGGCTCTGGTAACTG GGGATCTGCCATAGCTAAGATTGTTGGCGCCAACGCAGCCAGATATGACAAGTTTGACACCACGGTGAACATGTGGGTGTTTGAGGAGACGGTGAATGGCCGTAAGCTCTCAGAAATCATCAACACAGATCATGAAAACGTGAAGTACCTACCCGGTCACAAGCTGCCTGCCAACGTG gtGGCGGTTCCAGACTTAGCCGAGTCTGTGAAAGGAGCCGACATCCTGATCTTTGTAGTTCCTCACCAGTTCATTGGGAGAGTGTGTGAAACCATCAAGGATCACATGAAGAAGGATGCTGTGGGAATGTCTCTCATCAAG GGTGTCGACGCAGGTCCTGAGGGTCTGAAGCTCATCTCAGAGGTCATCCGAAGCAAACTAAGCATCACTATGACCGTCCTCATGGGTGCAAACATTGCCAATGAGGTTGCTGATGAAAAGTTTTGCGAAACAACTATTG GGTGCAGGGACAAGTCATATGGGTCGCTGCTGAAGGAGCTGATGGAGACCACCAACTTCCGTGTGACCGTGGTGGAGGAGTCAGATGTTGTGGAGATTTGTGGGGCATTAAAG AACATTGTGGCAGTGGGAGCTGGTTTCTGCGATGGCCTTGGATTTGGCGACAACACCAAAGCGGCGGTGATTCGTCTTGGCCTAATGGAGATGATCGCCTTCGCCAAGgtcttctgcacaaactgtcccgTGTCCCCCACCACCTTTCTTGAGAGCTGCGGCGTCGCCGACCTCATCACAACCTGCTACGGGGGTCGCAATCGCAAGATTGGAGAAGCGTTTGCTAAAACAGGCAAA AGCATTGAGCAGTTAGAGATGGAGCTGCTGAACGGACAGAAGCTTCAGGGTCCGGCCACAGCAAGCGAAGTGCACCAgatcttaaaacagaaaaacatgttggacaa GTTTCCTCTTTTCACTGCTGTTCATGAGATTTGCTTCAACAGCCACCCAGTCACAGATTTCATCAAGTGTTTGCAAAACCACCCAGAGCACATGTGA